In Deltaproteobacteria bacterium, the following proteins share a genomic window:
- a CDS encoding nodulation protein NfeD, translating to MKMLRTLCLVILIVAGYAIAAQPGKEGGQPHVDVISIDGSINPAVDDFIRESITRAKNGGARALIIQLDTPGGLLTSTRTIVKEMLGAHVPVMVWVGPSGAGAGSAGVFITMAAHIAAMAPGTNIGAAHPVAGGGQEVKGVMGEKIENFTASFGETIAQKRGRNTEWAIQAVRKSVAITEKEALKKNVIDIVATDVDDLLKQAQGRIVDLDGKKQELDLKGVRVVRHDMSLKQKVLNTIADPNIAYLLMMAGILGLYMEFSHPGVIFPGVAGAICLLLAFASLQLLPINYTGLALILLGVALLVGEAFLPSFGVLGIGGIISLALGSLLLFDSELGDFGVDKPIIFTAVGTVGAFMLAISYLVFNSQQSKATMGMDGLIGEIGEVRGDKLSPAGKIFVHGEYWNAQAAHGEIGVGEKVKVIGYDGLCLKVSRVAGSETRS from the coding sequence GTGAAAATGCTTAGGACGCTCTGTCTTGTCATTCTGATCGTTGCGGGTTATGCCATCGCGGCTCAGCCGGGCAAAGAAGGCGGGCAGCCGCACGTCGACGTGATTTCCATCGATGGGTCGATCAATCCGGCGGTGGATGATTTTATCCGCGAGAGTATCACTCGGGCAAAAAATGGCGGCGCTCGGGCTTTGATCATTCAACTCGACACACCGGGTGGGCTTCTGACTTCGACGCGTACCATCGTTAAGGAGATGCTCGGTGCCCATGTACCCGTGATGGTCTGGGTCGGGCCGAGCGGCGCCGGCGCCGGCTCGGCGGGAGTCTTTATCACCATGGCTGCTCACATCGCCGCCATGGCGCCGGGAACCAACATTGGCGCCGCCCATCCGGTGGCTGGCGGTGGCCAAGAAGTGAAGGGCGTGATGGGTGAGAAGATCGAAAACTTCACCGCGTCCTTCGGCGAAACCATCGCGCAGAAGCGCGGCCGAAATACCGAATGGGCGATTCAGGCGGTGCGCAAAAGCGTCGCGATCACCGAGAAGGAAGCGCTCAAGAAAAACGTCATCGATATCGTTGCGACCGACGTCGATGATCTGCTCAAACAAGCGCAGGGCCGTATTGTCGATCTCGATGGCAAAAAGCAGGAGCTCGATCTCAAAGGCGTTCGCGTGGTGCGCCACGACATGAGCTTGAAGCAAAAAGTTTTGAACACCATAGCCGATCCGAACATCGCTTATCTTTTAATGATGGCGGGCATCCTCGGCTTGTACATGGAGTTCTCCCATCCCGGGGTCATTTTCCCGGGCGTCGCCGGCGCGATCTGTTTGCTGCTGGCGTTCGCTTCGCTGCAGCTCTTACCGATCAACTACACCGGTCTTGCCTTGATCTTGTTGGGAGTAGCGCTGCTGGTCGGTGAGGCGTTCCTGCCGAGCTTCGGTGTGCTGGGCATTGGCGGCATCATATCGCTCGCGCTCGGTTCGCTGCTGCTCTTCGATAGCGAGCTGGGCGATTTTGGCGTCGATAAACCGATTATTTTCACGGCGGTGGGCACCGTCGGTGCGTTCATGTTGGCAATTAGCTATTTGGTTTTCAACTCGCAGCAGTCAAAGGCGACCATGGGCATGGACGGCCTGATCGGCGAGATCGGCGAGGTGCGCGGCGACAAGCTCAGCCCGGCCGGTAAGATATTCGTCCACGGCGAATATTGGAACGCGCAGGCCGCCCACGGCGAGATCGGTGTCGGCGAAAAAGTCAAAGTGATCGGCTATGACGGCCTATGCTTGAAGGTCAGTCGCGTCGCAGGCAGCGAAACGCGGAGTTAA
- a CDS encoding slipin family protein, which translates to MFGFGPLATFLVIAVALLISGIKILREYERAVVFRLGRMVGSRGPGLVYIIPGIEKMVKMDMRTVTMDIPPQDVITRDNVSVKVNAVLYFRVIEPNKAVREVENYLFASSQLAQTTLRSVCGECELDELLAERDKINANLQSIIDQHTDPWGIKVTQVAIKHIDLPQEMQRAMAKQAEAERERRAKVIHADGEFQASQKLADAAEVIGKQPMALQLRFLQSLVEVASEKNSTTIFPVPIDLLTPFLKKD; encoded by the coding sequence ATGTTTGGATTTGGACCCTTGGCAACTTTTCTTGTCATCGCGGTGGCGCTGCTGATTAGCGGCATCAAGATCCTGCGCGAATATGAGCGCGCCGTGGTGTTTCGTCTCGGGCGCATGGTCGGCTCGCGCGGCCCGGGCCTGGTTTACATCATTCCAGGCATCGAAAAGATGGTGAAGATGGACATGCGCACGGTGACCATGGACATCCCACCGCAGGACGTGATCACCCGCGACAACGTGTCGGTGAAGGTGAACGCCGTGCTTTATTTCCGTGTCATCGAGCCCAACAAAGCGGTGCGCGAGGTGGAGAATTATCTATTCGCCAGCTCGCAATTGGCGCAGACAACGCTGCGCAGCGTCTGCGGTGAGTGCGAGCTGGACGAATTGCTCGCCGAGCGTGACAAGATCAACGCCAACCTGCAATCGATCATCGATCAACACACCGACCCGTGGGGCATCAAGGTGACCCAGGTGGCGATCAAGCATATCGATCTGCCGCAGGAGATGCAGCGGGCGATGGCCAAGCAGGCCGAAGCCGAGCGCGAGCGGCGCGCCAAGGTCATTCATGCCGACGGCGAGTTCCAGGCGTCGCAGAAACTCGCCGATGCCGCCGAGGTCATTGGCAAACAGCCAATGGCGCTGCAATTGCGTTTTTTGCAGAGCCTAGTGGAAGTCGCTTCGGAAAAAAACTCGACGACGATTTTCCCCGTGCCCATCGATCTGCTAACGCCGTTTCTAAAGAAGGACTAA
- the queA gene encoding tRNA preQ1(34) S-adenosylmethionine ribosyltransferase-isomerase QueA yields the protein MNLDEFNYELPDSLIAAYPSRERQASRLLVIKRATGEIIHTIFSELGDFLDPGDLLVLNDTKVFPARLCGEKESGGKAEVLLIERFPEEGRSLWIAMIDAAKKPPVGSRLRFADEATAEVIGDMGRGRYGLEFHHRGDFDDWLERRGEPPLPPYVKRSGGTEALDQERYQTVYAAHAGAVAAPTAGFHFTDALFEQLRDKGIERALLTLHVGPGTFQPVRDRQIENHRMEGERYILSAEAAEKIRRTKQAGHRVVSVGSTSTRTLEWVAQQKNGIEEDEGIARLYIKPGDRFRAIDALITNFHLPGSTPLILVAAFAGLDLVRRAYAEAIERQYRFYSYGDAMLIL from the coding sequence ATGAACCTCGACGAGTTCAACTATGAGCTGCCCGACTCTTTGATTGCAGCCTATCCGAGCCGGGAGCGCCAGGCTTCGCGGCTGTTGGTGATCAAGCGCGCCACTGGCGAAATCATTCACACCATTTTTTCCGAGCTGGGAGACTTCCTCGACCCTGGCGATTTGCTTGTACTCAACGACACCAAAGTCTTTCCGGCGCGCTTGTGCGGTGAGAAGGAGAGCGGCGGCAAAGCGGAAGTGCTTTTGATCGAGCGCTTTCCGGAGGAAGGGCGGAGCTTGTGGATCGCTATGATCGATGCGGCAAAAAAGCCGCCGGTGGGGAGCCGGCTGCGCTTTGCCGATGAGGCGACGGCCGAAGTAATCGGCGACATGGGCCGCGGCCGCTACGGCTTGGAGTTCCATCATCGCGGCGACTTCGACGACTGGCTGGAGCGCCGCGGTGAGCCGCCGCTGCCGCCCTATGTCAAACGCAGTGGCGGCACGGAGGCGTTGGATCAGGAGCGCTACCAGACCGTTTATGCCGCGCACGCCGGGGCGGTTGCGGCGCCCACCGCAGGATTTCATTTTACCGATGCGCTGTTCGAGCAACTGCGTGACAAAGGCATCGAGCGCGCGCTGCTGACGCTGCATGTCGGCCCGGGTACTTTCCAGCCGGTGCGCGATCGGCAAATCGAAAATCACCGGATGGAAGGTGAGCGATATATTCTCAGCGCCGAAGCCGCCGAGAAAATTCGCCGGACCAAACAGGCGGGCCATCGTGTCGTGTCGGTTGGCTCCACCAGCACGCGTACGCTCGAGTGGGTGGCTCAACAAAAAAACGGGATTGAAGAGGATGAAGGCATTGCGCGGCTATACATCAAGCCGGGCGACCGTTTCCGTGCCATCGATGCGTTGATCACCAACTTTCATTTGCCCGGCTCGACGCCGCTGATTCTCGTCGCCGCTTTTGCCGGCTTGGATCTGGTCCGCAGAGCCTACGCCGAAGCGATCGAGCGGCAATATCGGTTTTATAGCTACGGCGACGCGATGCTAATCCTCTGA